One stretch of Armigeres subalbatus isolate Guangzhou_Male chromosome 2, GZ_Asu_2, whole genome shotgun sequence DNA includes these proteins:
- the LOC134215718 gene encoding uncharacterized protein LOC134215718 isoform X1: MFRVDGFRSYFILVRSLQAWDIQTIIGDGFLDDVRIIFINYKAENNISLSVYRIAFELGITTRLGNVDPFTRRWPDAKRLPKVVATDEIFRYLGDYYCWNDLCLPIECEGLNLFIKSRELMTDMLAPESSRPVTSVPRICTVICGQELLVCAHFSTSTSE; the protein is encoded by the exons ATGTTCCGTGTGGATGGATTCCGGAGTTATTTCATCCTCGTTCGGTCCCTCCAGGCTTGGGATATCCAAACTATCATCGGTGATGGGTTCCTGGACGACGTGCGGATTATTTTCATCAACTATAAGGCAGAAAATAATATTTCGCTGAGTGTCTATAGAATTGCCTTCGAACTGGGGATTACTACTAGGCTTGGAAATGTCGATCCCTTCACTCGTCGTTGGCCGGATGCCAAACGCCTCCCAAAAGTCGTAGCCACAGATGAGATCTTTCGATATCTCGGGGATTACTACTGTTGGAACGACCTTTGTCTTCCCATCGAATGTGAAGG GTTAAACCTGTTTATTAAGTCGAGAGAACTGATGACCGATATGCTTGCGCCGGAATCCAGCAGACCCGTAACTTCGGTGCCGAGAATTTGCACGGTAATATGTGGGCAG
- the LOC134215718 gene encoding uncharacterized protein LOC134215718 isoform X2 produces MFRVDGFRSYFILVRSLQAWDIQTIIGDGFLDDVRIIFINYKAENNISLSVYRIAFELGITTRLGNVDPFTRRWPDAKRLPKVVATDEIFRYLGDYYCWNDLCLPIECEGLNLFIKSRELMTDMLAPESSRPVTSVPRICTELLVCAHFSTSTSE; encoded by the exons ATGTTCCGTGTGGATGGATTCCGGAGTTATTTCATCCTCGTTCGGTCCCTCCAGGCTTGGGATATCCAAACTATCATCGGTGATGGGTTCCTGGACGACGTGCGGATTATTTTCATCAACTATAAGGCAGAAAATAATATTTCGCTGAGTGTCTATAGAATTGCCTTCGAACTGGGGATTACTACTAGGCTTGGAAATGTCGATCCCTTCACTCGTCGTTGGCCGGATGCCAAACGCCTCCCAAAAGTCGTAGCCACAGATGAGATCTTTCGATATCTCGGGGATTACTACTGTTGGAACGACCTTTGTCTTCCCATCGAATGTGAAGG GTTAAACCTGTTTATTAAGTCGAGAGAACTGATGACCGATATGCTTGCGCCGGAATCCAGCAGACCCGTAACTTCGGTGCCGAGAATTTGCACG